A single region of the Streptomyces sp. NBC_00425 genome encodes:
- a CDS encoding helix-turn-helix transcriptional regulator, which produces MSEQVHNRLAVVRAERKVSRQALAETVGVHYQTIGYIERAQYNPSLDLALKIARFFELPVEALFSLEPFRPLTDEVYGRKQ; this is translated from the coding sequence ATGAGTGAGCAGGTGCACAACAGGCTGGCGGTGGTGAGGGCTGAGCGCAAGGTGTCACGGCAGGCCCTCGCCGAGACGGTGGGGGTCCACTACCAAACCATCGGCTACATCGAGCGGGCGCAGTACAACCCCAGTCTCGACCTGGCACTGAAGATTGCCAGGTTCTTCGAACTACCGGTGGAGGCCCTGTTCTCCCTCGAGCCGTTCCGGCCGCTCACCGACGAGGTCTATGGGAGGAAGCAGTGA
- a CDS encoding transposase has protein sequence MIRRHELTDQEWELLAPLIPRAATGRPRVEDRQVVNGMVYKIRTGISWRDLPERYGPWQTVYTRFRRPLGKIRLKTDPGWPAPWWGSVAAGRAQRAPRREVELVTKVTVSPPGEGLDEEPRHGIGARGVSEALQDALGPGGRQAGRGGAGKPDGSVVSASSPGAAVSAGASGPGRAHGRALA, from the coding sequence GTGATACGTCGTCATGAACTCACCGATCAGGAGTGGGAGTTGCTCGCTCCGCTGATACCGCGGGCCGCGACGGGCCGGCCGCGGGTGGAGGACCGGCAGGTCGTCAACGGGATGGTCTACAAGATCCGGACCGGGATCTCCTGGCGTGACCTGCCGGAACGCTACGGCCCCTGGCAGACGGTCTACACCCGCTTCCGCCGTCCTCTGGGCAAGATCCGTTTGAAGACGGACCCTGGTTGGCCAGCCCCCTGGTGGGGGTCAGTGGCTGCGGGGCGCGCTCAGCGGGCTCCCCGACGGGAGGTGGAGCTGGTGACCAAGGTGACGGTGTCCCCGCCCGGCGAGGGCCTGGACGAGGAGCCGCGGCACGGTATCGGCGCCCGGGGGGTGTCCGAGGCCCTCCAGGACGCGCTCGGGCCAGGGGGACGACAAGCTGGGCGCGGCGGCGCTGGAAAGCCCGACGGGTCCGTGGTATCCGCCTCTTCCCCCGGTGCCGCCGTTTCCGCCGGCGCCTCCGGCCCCGGCCGAGCCCACGGCCGTGCTCTCGCCTGA
- a CDS encoding tetratricopeptide repeat protein — translation MREEVGDKEEAERLLRQAADGGSISALQRLAFMRMSAGDREGADTLALEAVGHGSTGALFLLVLARNEAGQQERAERLLRQLADDGNVSALLHLVMLRESAGDREGAEALAQKAAVQGNANGLYNLAVRREEAGDREGAENLALEAADHGDTEAPYRLVMRREEAGDREGAGRLLQQAVDHGCTDDILETLWPHGLDPDGTPTPPWQPSEYAPPEQHVPPGTR, via the coding sequence ATGCGAGAGGAGGTTGGGGACAAGGAAGAGGCGGAACGTCTCCTGCGGCAGGCCGCCGACGGCGGCAGCATCAGCGCCCTGCAACGGCTGGCCTTCATGCGAATGAGTGCCGGGGACCGGGAGGGCGCCGATACTCTGGCCCTGGAAGCCGTTGGCCACGGCAGCACCGGTGCCCTATTTCTCCTGGTCTTGGCACGGAACGAGGCTGGGCAGCAAGAACGGGCGGAACGCCTCCTTCGGCAGCTCGCCGACGACGGCAACGTCTCAGCTCTGCTCCACTTGGTGATGCTGCGGGAGTCGGCCGGGGATAGGGAAGGCGCTGAGGCTCTGGCTCAGAAGGCCGCTGTCCAAGGCAACGCCAACGGCCTGTATAACCTGGCCGTGAGGCGGGAAGAGGCCGGGGATCGGGAAGGTGCGGAGAACCTCGCCCTGGAAGCCGCCGACCATGGGGATACGGAAGCTCCCTACCGCCTGGTCATGAGGCGGGAGGAGGCCGGCGACCGCGAAGGGGCGGGGCGCCTCCTCCAGCAGGCCGTCGACCACGGCTGTACCGACGACATACTCGAAACACTGTGGCCGCACGGCTTGGACCCGGATGGCACGCCGACACCCCCATGGCAACCGTCGGAATACGCCCCGCCCGAACAACACGTACCGCCCGGCACGCGGTAG
- a CDS encoding IS6 family transposase: MGAVAPSYKGHRYPVEVISHCVWLYHRFPLSFREVEEPMLERGIVLSYETVRRWCAKFGQRYADSLRRRRPRPGDKWHLDEVFIKINGEQKYLWQAVDQDGNVQDILVQNRRDTAAARRSLRRLMKKTRTVPRVIVTDKLRSYGAARREVMPSVEHRQSKHLNNRAENSHQPTRQRERAMKGFRGTGTAQRFLSSFSGISPPGSASARASPSSPTAPTWEPARG; this comes from the coding sequence GTGGGGGCCGTGGCTCCGTCGTACAAGGGGCACCGATACCCGGTCGAGGTCATCTCCCACTGCGTATGGCTGTACCACCGCTTCCCCCTCAGCTTCCGCGAGGTCGAGGAACCGATGCTCGAGCGCGGGATCGTCCTCTCCTACGAGACGGTGCGCCGCTGGTGCGCCAAGTTCGGGCAGCGGTACGCCGATTCGCTGCGCCGCCGCCGGCCCCGGCCTGGTGACAAGTGGCACTTGGACGAGGTCTTCATCAAGATCAACGGGGAACAGAAGTATCTGTGGCAGGCGGTCGACCAGGACGGCAACGTCCAGGACATCTTGGTACAGAACCGCCGGGACACCGCTGCGGCCAGGCGCTCCTTGCGCAGGCTGATGAAGAAGACCCGCACGGTGCCGCGGGTGATCGTCACTGACAAGCTCCGCTCCTACGGCGCCGCCCGCCGCGAGGTCATGCCCTCCGTCGAGCACCGGCAGTCGAAGCACCTGAACAACCGCGCGGAGAACAGCCACCAGCCCACCAGGCAGCGCGAACGGGCGATGAAAGGCTTCCGCGGCACCGGCACAGCCCAGCGGTTCCTGTCCTCGTTCAGCGGCATCTCACCCCCCGGATCTGCGAGCGCCAGGGCGTCCCCATCCTCGCCGACCGCGCCTACATGGGAGCCGGCCCGTGGGTGA
- a CDS encoding MGH1-like glycoside hydrolase domain-containing protein, whose amino-acid sequence MRHPLRPRRRALAALCTSVLSISLLTSGPGAPAAQAADDPNAVALDRDAILAASGLDERQWYKDNIPFVDTPDNDIDDVYYYRWSSYKRALRYTVPGTGFVSTEYDVPIGYAGNPYTALPDAAGYHVLDGRWLHNRDYAGDYLDFWLRGAGNPGARSFSEWITSAAYQRYLATGDAAQIKSALPHLIALYKRWDADFNADITVNGAQSTSDLYHQSPLSDATEYTETSMHSSNWFSGGRGYRPTINAYMYAAAQAISKIATMTGDTATANDYDAKAAQLKDAVQNSLWDPQRQFFMQVYNTDATNGTLKQTKTTWRELMGYAPWAFELPDAQYSSAWKFLNDAKRFKAPFGPTTLERVHDFEAEQATRNHANLFNSSTASNGQYIGQIDFADSYVTFTVDAPAAGTFPVTVYYANGTSGTSTHQLVVNDDTANPITVSYSPTGTWQKFSESQAVTVQVPMKAGANTLKFAKGTSFAELDRITANPYFNYQAIPATQKHDDANCCHWNGPSWPFQTSQVLTGMANLLQDYPAQSYVTKQDYATMLAQFADLQHKDGKPYIAEAANGDTGDWIYDGTNFSENYNHSSFNDLVLTGLLGIKPQADNTMVLKPLIPAGWDYYAVESLPYHGHTYSIRWDKDGTHYGKGSGLQVFQDGVRILQTATLGTTTTVNVAAPVTPVQPPQMMNVAANPLTAEQDWLGRAITQPFPKAFASYTNTVSNGPHCHSGQTCKPTTFDAPLRATDGWIRYDKTPDDRWTNSGSPNATDHLGVDFGAPRKINEVKFYTYDDGANIRVPASYTVQYLDNGSWVNVPNQTKSPAAPVANNANEVTFPTITTSQFRVLFTPQAGKFVGVTELESWYPETPAVKIVNKNSNLELGVSGSSINAGGAAQQQTADSTANHQWKIVPAEDGYYKIFNINSGQVLGVQGASKTAGAIALQWGDTLTADHLWSVVDAGGGYCKIVNKNSGMALGVQNMSTASGATVLQWNDNGTADHLWRLAAADGSTPFNS is encoded by the coding sequence ATGCGTCATCCCCTCAGACCCAGGCGCCGCGCACTGGCCGCGCTCTGCACCTCCGTGCTGTCCATCAGCCTCCTGACCTCCGGCCCGGGCGCGCCCGCTGCCCAGGCGGCCGACGACCCCAACGCGGTGGCGCTCGACAGGGACGCGATCCTCGCCGCCAGCGGGCTCGACGAGCGGCAGTGGTACAAGGACAACATCCCGTTCGTCGACACCCCCGACAACGACATCGACGACGTCTACTACTACCGGTGGAGCTCCTACAAGCGGGCGCTGCGCTACACCGTGCCGGGCACGGGGTTCGTGTCGACCGAGTACGACGTGCCGATCGGCTACGCCGGCAACCCGTACACCGCCCTCCCGGACGCGGCGGGCTACCACGTGCTGGACGGACGCTGGCTGCACAATCGCGACTACGCGGGTGACTACCTGGACTTCTGGTTGCGCGGGGCAGGCAACCCGGGCGCGCGGAGCTTCAGCGAGTGGATCACGAGCGCCGCCTACCAGCGCTATCTCGCGACCGGTGACGCAGCGCAGATCAAGTCGGCTCTCCCCCACCTCATCGCCCTGTACAAGCGGTGGGACGCCGACTTCAACGCCGACATCACGGTGAACGGCGCCCAGTCGACCAGCGACCTCTACCATCAGAGCCCGTTGTCCGACGCCACCGAGTACACCGAGACGTCGATGCACAGCAGCAATTGGTTCAGCGGCGGCCGTGGCTACCGGCCCACGATCAACGCGTACATGTACGCCGCCGCCCAGGCGATCAGCAAGATCGCCACGATGACCGGGGACACGGCGACCGCGAACGACTACGACGCGAAGGCCGCGCAGCTCAAGGACGCCGTGCAGAACTCGCTCTGGGACCCGCAGCGCCAGTTCTTCATGCAGGTCTACAACACGGACGCCACCAACGGCACCCTGAAACAGACCAAAACGACCTGGCGGGAGCTGATGGGCTACGCCCCCTGGGCGTTCGAGCTGCCGGACGCGCAGTATTCGTCGGCCTGGAAGTTCCTGAACGACGCCAAGAGGTTCAAGGCGCCGTTCGGGCCCACGACCCTGGAGCGGGTGCACGACTTCGAAGCCGAGCAGGCCACCCGTAACCACGCCAACCTGTTCAACTCGTCGACGGCTTCGAACGGCCAGTACATCGGGCAGATCGACTTCGCCGACAGCTATGTCACGTTCACCGTGGACGCGCCCGCCGCCGGGACGTTCCCGGTGACCGTGTACTACGCCAACGGCACCAGTGGCACGTCCACGCACCAGCTCGTCGTCAACGACGACACCGCCAACCCGATCACCGTCAGCTACTCCCCCACCGGCACCTGGCAGAAGTTCTCGGAGTCGCAGGCCGTCACCGTGCAGGTCCCGATGAAGGCCGGCGCCAACACGCTGAAGTTCGCCAAGGGCACGAGCTTCGCCGAGCTCGACCGGATCACGGCGAACCCGTACTTCAACTACCAGGCGATCCCCGCCACGCAGAAGCACGACGACGCCAACTGCTGCCACTGGAACGGCCCGAGCTGGCCCTTCCAGACGAGCCAGGTCCTCACCGGCATGGCGAACCTGCTCCAGGACTATCCGGCACAGAGCTACGTCACCAAGCAGGACTACGCGACCATGCTCGCCCAGTTCGCCGACCTCCAGCACAAGGACGGCAAGCCCTACATCGCCGAGGCCGCCAACGGTGACACCGGCGACTGGATCTACGACGGAACCAACTTCAGCGAGAACTACAACCACTCCAGCTTCAACGACCTCGTCCTCACCGGCCTGCTGGGCATCAAGCCGCAGGCGGACAACACGATGGTCCTGAAGCCGCTGATCCCGGCGGGCTGGGACTACTACGCGGTGGAGAGCCTGCCCTACCACGGGCACACCTACTCGATCCGCTGGGACAAGGACGGCACCCACTACGGCAAGGGCAGCGGCCTGCAGGTCTTCCAGGACGGCGTGCGCATCCTCCAGACCGCGACCCTCGGCACCACCACCACCGTGAACGTGGCCGCCCCGGTCACCCCGGTGCAGCCCCCGCAGATGATGAACGTGGCGGCCAACCCGCTGACCGCCGAGCAGGACTGGCTGGGCCGCGCCATCACGCAGCCCTTCCCGAAGGCCTTCGCCTCCTACACCAACACCGTCTCCAACGGTCCGCACTGCCACAGCGGGCAGACCTGCAAGCCCACCACCTTCGACGCCCCGCTGCGGGCCACCGACGGCTGGATCCGTTACGACAAGACCCCCGACGACCGGTGGACCAACTCTGGCTCGCCGAACGCCACCGATCACCTCGGCGTCGACTTCGGCGCGCCACGCAAGATCAACGAGGTGAAGTTCTACACCTACGACGACGGCGCGAACATCCGCGTCCCGGCGAGCTACACCGTCCAGTACCTCGACAACGGCTCGTGGGTGAACGTCCCGAACCAGACGAAGAGCCCGGCCGCGCCGGTCGCCAACAACGCCAACGAGGTGACGTTCCCAACGATCACGACGTCCCAGTTCCGGGTCCTCTTCACTCCGCAGGCCGGCAAGTTCGTCGGCGTCACCGAGCTGGAGTCCTGGTACCCGGAGACCCCGGCCGTGAAGATCGTCAACAAGAACAGCAACCTGGAGCTCGGCGTCTCCGGCTCCTCGATCAACGCCGGTGGCGCGGCCCAGCAGCAGACGGCTGACAGCACCGCCAACCACCAGTGGAAGATCGTCCCCGCCGAGGACGGCTACTACAAGATCTTCAACATCAACAGCGGCCAGGTCCTCGGCGTCCAGGGCGCTTCCAAGACGGCCGGCGCCATCGCATTGCAGTGGGGCGACACCCTCACCGCCGACCACCTGTGGTCGGTGGTGGACGCGGGCGGCGGCTACTGCAAGATCGTCAACAAGAACAGCGGCATGGCCCTGGGCGTCCAGAACATGTCCACCGCATCCGGGGCCACGGTCCTGCAGTGGAACGACAACGGCACCGCCGACCACCTGTGGCGCCTCGCCGCGGCCGACGGATCCACACCGTTCAACTCCTGA
- a CDS encoding SUKH-4 family immunity protein produces the protein MIEYVSFQVEAAPALQTSDGRSLYRLAQNHHGDLVPGLEWSFGVEPGTGAVHYVLPQGEAWFANSSIDLWLRTLHHYGLHVSESEILSDPDDREDEALVEPSMLADELKKIDPPAFDGYNASIWAEFLDRWLW, from the coding sequence TTGATCGAGTACGTATCGTTCCAGGTGGAGGCGGCTCCAGCACTCCAGACGTCAGATGGTAGGTCGCTCTACCGCCTCGCCCAGAATCACCATGGCGACCTCGTGCCCGGCCTGGAATGGTCGTTCGGCGTCGAACCCGGGACAGGCGCGGTCCACTACGTCCTTCCGCAAGGCGAGGCATGGTTCGCCAACTCCTCCATCGACCTGTGGCTGCGGACCCTTCACCACTACGGCCTGCACGTCAGCGAGTCCGAGATCCTCAGCGATCCGGATGACCGCGAGGACGAAGCCCTGGTCGAGCCCAGCATGCTCGCTGACGAACTCAAGAAGATCGATCCACCTGCCTTCGACGGCTACAACGCGTCCATCTGGGCCGAGTTCCTCGACCGCTGGCTCTGGTAG
- a CDS encoding CHAT domain-containing protein has product MALHEVRDRLTPEAVGPTGSDAFNKVCLAAYYYLARCSNLPEDTYGREWNVHASWFLFALVYAVDPRLVPEAMREAFDRHTPTVFPAYETVHAVGSALLSSSREDGCEEGIVASAVLIAWARKEARGTPSEPSIAFNLGSALASMACGEDAPPGTREKGIGQMREAIAALPAGDPVREVMLAELRRTLAWQPPATHPDGSPEAEITAYIREGGPERLDRAVDLLRAMADAPAAEEQERARRRAELGQALRIRFELTGELADIDASIAELEAVVAAGIPDPELRASDFSLLGVAHLARYVQLQQPLDLEAATRAARAACDDPATDASPAHPQRLTDRASVLTMRYRVGGDLADIDQAIEDLTFAAHATPPSQHDHPVMLIKLAVALKERGVRTEDIKSLDAAEKLLRPLAGTPSDTGPNELLARMGLGDVLFARARLTGDATGLVGAIDQYAAAARASTEAVRSRLICARRWGMAAVELGALGVARTAFGVALAELLPKLAGRALGRESQEARLRELPPLATTAAAVSLMAGEAQEALVRLEQGRGVLLAQALQLRGRQDELRGASRPLAERFEQLCADLVAPHRSPEQRRQAASDFDALVEKIRTLPRMGDFQRPWAWEKLREAAAHGPVALVNVSPLGCFALLLAPATDGKGDEGTLDYLSLEVTAADITTRSETFRAAVAALADPATPGPERYWQDRAMKETLRWLGEYIAGPVLARLGLAQAPRPGEPLPRLWWCPTGVLSLLPLHGAVIDKGGTYVQDRVVSSYVPSLGSLLYARSRPAPRPGRASLVTVAVDAAGPAYPHLAALGEELAAAGEMPGPREELRDAAATPQAVLAALRAHTHAHLACHGVRNPADPSRSRLLLHGGELTLRELAAERLPDAEFAYLSACHSAAPGEELADEVVSVASAFQLCGYRHVIGSMWTVKDAVGPLLAREVYRNLAAPDTPGPAHALHRAVAALRAHDDYKDPLFWASVVHSGP; this is encoded by the coding sequence ATGGCGCTCCACGAGGTGCGCGACCGGCTGACGCCGGAAGCGGTGGGCCCGACTGGAAGCGACGCGTTCAACAAGGTCTGCCTGGCCGCCTACTACTACCTGGCCCGGTGCAGCAACCTTCCCGAGGACACCTACGGCCGCGAGTGGAACGTCCACGCCAGCTGGTTCCTCTTCGCTCTCGTGTACGCGGTGGATCCCCGGCTCGTGCCGGAGGCGATGCGCGAGGCGTTCGACCGGCACACGCCGACCGTGTTCCCCGCGTACGAGACCGTGCACGCCGTCGGCAGCGCCCTGCTGTCGAGCAGCAGGGAGGACGGTTGCGAGGAAGGCATCGTCGCGAGCGCAGTCCTCATCGCCTGGGCGCGCAAGGAGGCCCGGGGCACACCCTCCGAGCCCTCCATCGCCTTCAACCTGGGCTCCGCCCTGGCATCCATGGCCTGCGGCGAGGACGCCCCGCCCGGGACGAGGGAAAAGGGCATCGGCCAGATGCGCGAGGCGATCGCCGCCCTCCCCGCCGGCGATCCCGTCCGCGAGGTCATGCTGGCCGAGCTCCGGCGGACGCTGGCCTGGCAGCCGCCGGCCACCCATCCCGACGGCAGCCCCGAAGCCGAGATCACCGCATACATACGGGAGGGTGGACCGGAGCGGCTGGACAGGGCCGTCGACCTGTTGCGGGCAATGGCCGACGCGCCCGCGGCCGAGGAGCAGGAGCGCGCGCGACGCCGTGCCGAACTGGGTCAGGCGCTGCGGATCCGCTTCGAGCTGACGGGTGAGCTGGCCGACATCGACGCGTCGATCGCCGAGCTGGAGGCCGTTGTGGCGGCGGGAATCCCCGATCCGGAGTTACGTGCCTCCGATTTCTCCCTCCTGGGCGTCGCCCACCTCGCCCGGTATGTCCAATTGCAGCAACCGCTCGATCTGGAGGCGGCCACCCGGGCCGCACGGGCCGCGTGCGACGACCCGGCGACCGACGCCTCGCCCGCCCACCCCCAGCGGCTCACCGACCGGGCCTCCGTCCTCACCATGCGGTACCGAGTTGGCGGTGACCTCGCCGACATCGACCAGGCCATCGAGGACCTGACGTTCGCGGCGCACGCCACGCCGCCGTCCCAGCACGACCACCCCGTGATGCTGATCAAGCTGGCCGTCGCCCTGAAGGAGCGGGGCGTGCGCACGGAGGACATCAAGAGCCTCGATGCGGCCGAGAAACTCCTGCGGCCTTTGGCTGGCACCCCCTCGGACACTGGCCCCAACGAGCTGCTGGCCCGGATGGGACTGGGCGACGTCCTGTTCGCACGGGCCCGGCTGACGGGCGACGCCACCGGACTCGTCGGCGCGATCGATCAGTACGCGGCCGCCGCGCGAGCTTCCACCGAGGCCGTCCGCAGTCGGCTGATCTGCGCCCGTCGGTGGGGCATGGCAGCCGTCGAACTCGGCGCCCTGGGTGTCGCCCGCACCGCCTTCGGTGTCGCGCTGGCCGAGCTCCTGCCTAAGCTGGCCGGGCGGGCCCTCGGCCGGGAGTCGCAGGAGGCGCGCCTGCGCGAGCTGCCCCCGCTGGCCACCACGGCCGCGGCGGTCTCGCTCATGGCGGGCGAGGCGCAGGAGGCACTCGTCCGCCTGGAACAGGGCCGGGGCGTCCTGCTGGCCCAGGCACTGCAGCTGCGCGGCCGGCAGGACGAGCTCAGGGGCGCGTCCCGCCCGCTCGCCGAGCGCTTCGAGCAGCTCTGCGCCGACCTGGTCGCCCCGCACCGTAGCCCCGAGCAGCGTCGGCAGGCTGCTTCCGACTTCGACGCGCTGGTGGAGAAGATCCGCACCCTGCCGCGCATGGGTGACTTCCAACGGCCCTGGGCTTGGGAAAAGTTGAGGGAAGCGGCGGCACACGGGCCGGTCGCCTTGGTCAATGTGTCCCCGCTGGGCTGCTTCGCCCTGCTGCTGGCCCCGGCCACCGACGGCAAGGGCGACGAGGGCACGCTCGACTATCTGTCACTGGAAGTCACGGCAGCCGACATCACCACCCGCTCCGAGACCTTCCGAGCCGCCGTCGCCGCCCTCGCCGACCCGGCCACCCCCGGCCCGGAGCGATACTGGCAGGACCGCGCCATGAAGGAGACCCTGCGCTGGCTCGGCGAGTACATCGCCGGCCCTGTCCTCGCGCGCCTCGGCCTCGCACAGGCGCCGCGCCCCGGCGAGCCGCTGCCGCGGCTGTGGTGGTGCCCGACCGGCGTGCTGTCGCTGCTGCCGCTGCACGGAGCTGTGATCGACAAGGGCGGTACGTACGTCCAGGACCGGGTCGTCTCCTCGTACGTACCGTCCCTCGGCTCCCTGCTGTACGCCCGCTCCCGGCCGGCGCCCCGGCCCGGGCGGGCCTCGCTCGTCACCGTTGCCGTGGACGCCGCCGGCCCGGCGTACCCGCACCTGGCGGCCCTGGGCGAGGAGCTGGCGGCGGCCGGCGAAATGCCGGGCCCGCGAGAAGAGTTGAGGGACGCGGCGGCCACGCCCCAAGCCGTGCTCGCCGCCCTGCGTGCGCACACCCACGCCCACCTCGCCTGTCACGGCGTACGGAACCCGGCCGACCCCTCCCGCAGCCGGCTCCTGCTGCACGGCGGTGAGCTGACCCTGCGCGAACTGGCCGCCGAGCGGCTGCCGGACGCGGAGTTCGCGTATCTGTCGGCCTGCCACAGCGCCGCGCCCGGCGAGGAGCTTGCCGACGAGGTCGTCTCCGTAGCTTCCGCCTTCCAGCTGTGCGGCTACCGGCACGTGATCGGCAGCATGTGGACGGTGAAGGACGCCGTGGGCCCACTGCTGGCCCGCGAGGTCTACCGCAACCTGGCCGCACCAGACACACCCGGCCCGGCACACGCCCTGCACCGGGCGGTCGCCGCACTGCGTGCCCACGACGACTACAAGGACCCGCTGTTCTGGGCGTCCGTCGTCCACAGCGGACCGTGA
- a CDS encoding peptide deformylase produces the protein MTVVQPSEQMRNLGVVQQGAPILAEVTRRFDLPAEREAAEQAVDALFASMERISRVHTFAKGMGIAASQIGIGRAAAVVQPAEQGAGAVVLLNPRITDVSDDIDEQYEGCLSFFDVRGMVPRPLRITVETTTLDGATVITVYERGLARLIAHEVDHLEGRLYVSRMRPGVEPIPVQEYRQTGRSWAYER, from the coding sequence GTGACCGTGGTGCAGCCCAGCGAGCAGATGCGCAACCTCGGCGTCGTCCAGCAGGGTGCCCCCATCCTTGCCGAGGTGACGCGCCGCTTCGATCTGCCCGCCGAACGGGAAGCCGCCGAGCAGGCCGTGGACGCGCTGTTCGCCTCCATGGAGCGCATTTCGCGCGTCCACACCTTCGCCAAGGGCATGGGCATCGCCGCCTCGCAGATCGGCATCGGCCGCGCGGCCGCCGTCGTCCAGCCCGCCGAGCAAGGTGCCGGTGCCGTCGTACTGCTCAACCCCCGCATCACCGACGTCTCCGACGACATAGACGAGCAGTACGAAGGGTGCCTGTCGTTCTTCGACGTCCGCGGCATGGTCCCCCGCCCCCTACGCATCACGGTCGAGACGACGACACTCGACGGCGCCACCGTCATCACGGTGTACGAAAGGGGGCTTGCCCGGCTCATCGCCCACGAGGTCGACCATCTCGAGGGGCGTCTGTACGTGAGCCGCATGCGACCCGGCGTCGAGCCCATCCCCGTTCAGGAGTACCGGCAGACCGGCCGGAGCTGGGCATACGAGCGGTAG